The Hymenobacter sp. 5317J-9 genome has a window encoding:
- a CDS encoding undecaprenyl-diphosphate phosphatase — MTYWHALLLAIVEGLTEFLPVSSTGHMIIASALLGIPATPFFKLYLVVIQLGAILSVFVVYWKRFFQSIDFYLKLLVAFLPIVLVGLLFKKHIDALLESVTTVAVMLVIGGVVLLFIDRWFPQEDPKEGGHPVTNPSFKEALMIGLFQCLAVVPGTSRSAATIIGGLTQKLTRRAAAEFAFFLAMPTMAAAAVKDVYDYYKEAKAQGIDVAHLFSGTELKMLALGNVVAFVVALLAIRLFVGFVARYGFRAFGIYRIIAGGILLIMLALNLPLNVL; from the coding sequence ATGACCTATTGGCACGCGCTACTCCTCGCCATTGTGGAGGGCCTGACTGAGTTTTTGCCCGTGTCCAGCACCGGGCACATGATTATTGCTTCGGCGCTGCTCGGCATTCCGGCCACGCCGTTTTTCAAGCTGTATCTGGTGGTCATTCAGCTGGGGGCTATTCTGTCGGTGTTTGTGGTGTATTGGAAGCGCTTTTTCCAAAGCATCGATTTCTATCTGAAGCTGTTGGTGGCGTTTCTGCCCATTGTGCTGGTGGGCCTGCTGTTCAAAAAACACATCGACGCGTTGCTGGAATCGGTAACGACGGTGGCCGTGATGCTTGTCATTGGCGGCGTGGTGCTGCTGTTCATCGACCGCTGGTTTCCGCAGGAAGACCCCAAGGAGGGCGGCCACCCCGTCACGAACCCCAGCTTCAAGGAAGCCCTGATGATTGGCTTGTTCCAATGCCTGGCGGTGGTGCCGGGCACCAGCCGCTCGGCGGCCACCATCATCGGCGGCCTCACCCAGAAGCTCACGCGCCGGGCGGCGGCCGAGTTTGCGTTTTTCCTGGCCATGCCCACCATGGCCGCGGCGGCCGTGAAGGACGTGTACGACTACTACAAGGAGGCCAAGGCGCAGGGCATCGACGTGGCGCACCTGTTTTCGGGCACCGAGCTGAAGATGCTGGCCCTGGGCAATGTGGTGGCGTTTGTGGTGGCGCTGCTGGCCATTCGGCTGTTTGTGGGCTTTGTGGCCCGCTACGGCTTCCGGGCCTTTGGCATCTACCGCATCATTGCGGGCGGCATCTTGTTGATTATGCTGGCCCTGAACCTTCCCCTGAACGTGCTATGA
- a CDS encoding DUF3098 domain-containing protein: protein MQPTKPAPHFAFGPRNYRLMWIGLAVLAAGFITMMFGDKENYGEDFVGITLGPLLLVAGFGIEFAAILVRDKTLVVASTPPAPTSVPAFAPKPAPRLLPLRHRLTSACNAMISG from the coding sequence ATGCAACCCACCAAACCCGCTCCGCACTTCGCCTTCGGGCCCCGCAACTACCGCCTGATGTGGATTGGCCTGGCCGTGCTGGCCGCCGGCTTCATCACCATGATGTTTGGCGACAAGGAAAACTACGGCGAGGACTTTGTCGGCATCACGCTGGGGCCGCTGCTGCTCGTGGCTGGCTTCGGTATCGAGTTTGCCGCCATTCTGGTGCGCGACAAAACGCTGGTGGTGGCCTCCACGCCGCCCGCTCCCACCTCGGTGCCCGCCTTTGCCCCGAAACCGGCACCACGCCTGCTGCCCCTGCGTCACCGGCTTACAAGCGCCTGTAATGCAATGATTAGTGGCTAA
- a CDS encoding permease-like cell division protein FtsX — protein MPQVHKKKLGSYPTLLVVFSITLALVVIGLFGLLLVHAHKLSEVVRENLEVQVYLDRDLPETELLRLQQDLGQLPQVAERDGKPQIRFVSKEEGARQLLQSTGEDFRQFLGDNPLRDAYALKIKPEYTDTMHLRQLERSVATQRGVFEVQYPQDLFASINNNLTRISLVLLGFAAVLVLVVVILINNTIKLALFSQRFLIRSMQLVGATRLFIQQPFLRRATWQGLASGVLAALILIALLQYAYLSVTELRLLRDDVNLGLLLLGVIGLGVVIGFFSSARAVHKYLSMSLDDLY, from the coding sequence ATGCCTCAAGTTCACAAGAAAAAATTAGGCTCCTACCCCACCCTGCTCGTGGTGTTCAGCATCACGCTGGCGCTGGTGGTGATTGGCCTGTTCGGCCTGCTGCTGGTGCACGCGCACAAGCTCTCGGAAGTGGTGCGCGAAAACCTGGAAGTGCAGGTGTACCTCGACCGCGACCTGCCTGAAACCGAGCTGCTGCGCCTGCAGCAGGACCTGGGCCAGCTGCCCCAGGTGGCCGAGCGCGACGGCAAGCCCCAAATTCGCTTCGTGAGCAAGGAAGAAGGCGCCCGCCAGCTGCTGCAAAGCACCGGCGAGGATTTCCGCCAGTTCCTCGGCGACAACCCGCTGCGCGACGCCTACGCTCTCAAAATCAAGCCCGAGTACACCGACACCATGCACCTGCGCCAGCTGGAGCGCAGCGTGGCCACCCAGCGCGGCGTGTTTGAGGTGCAGTACCCGCAGGACTTGTTTGCCAGCATCAACAACAACCTGACCCGCATCAGCCTGGTGCTGCTGGGCTTTGCGGCGGTGCTGGTGCTGGTGGTGGTTATTCTGATTAACAATACCATCAAGCTGGCGCTGTTTTCGCAACGGTTTCTCATCCGGTCCATGCAACTGGTGGGCGCCACACGCCTCTTTATCCAGCAGCCGTTCTTGCGGCGCGCTACCTGGCAGGGCCTGGCCAGCGGCGTGCTGGCTGCGCTCATTCTCATTGCGTTGCTGCAATACGCCTACCTGTCGGTGACTGAGCTGCGCTTGCTGCGCGACGACGTGAACCTGGGCCTGTTGCTGCTGGGCGTCATTGGCCTGGGCGTGGTCATCGGCTTTTTCAGCTCGGCCCGCGCCGTGCACAAATACCTCAGCATGTCGCTCGACGACCTGTATTAA
- a CDS encoding translocation/assembly module TamB domain-containing protein, producing MRRFFAILLKILLGLGLLVVLAVVGVLLALRVPSVQTRLAHEAADVLTQKLGQKVSIGKVDVRPFSRVLLDGVRVQDRRGGELFSIGRADADISLFSVFDPRHLHIATLTLNEPRFELRNLPGQPDSTTLDQFITSVKRLIGPSTDTTKSKPFDFKVGSVALRNGHFAIEKGDVPRAKTYGKSIDYDHLLVDSIYADVSNIRLGDTLGLRISHLHAVETPSQSQLREITADMTYGPHFWEFKNLSLRVGRSQIKDYVRFEFRVFTNFTDYNDSMKTIARLRNSVVYSDDIAKFAPQLSELHESVALSGDASGYVRDFKVNNLDVRYGQGTHIVAKRAHADGLPNYKESFIDLRLRPSVVLASDLKHWLPAAANKYVQPLGRVKLQGQVLGFYDDFVANATFDTALGLVATDVNLKTKTDLTHAAYSGTVRSEAFQLGKFLGDESVIRDVTLNGRVAGVGFLPASAQGRATLTVPAIWLSGHRYRNVAFDGDFRPQHFNGHVSVNDPAVRLVADGLIDLERRHENVSIKTKIDHADLRALGLLNQPLVVSTTADVKFKGVQLDSLIGYAYLRKSRFAMGKRQLRLDTLDVVSTRNRLNQRRVTLRSEAVDASVAGAFNTSDVVRDVQTLLTEYRLNFESNAAATADYYRRKRQRQQPVYQIDLKLNLKKPTPVLALFVPELRVANGSRIDGSFRNGETSIFQLGGHLDSLSYGPVQTVNDDFDFLTSKLPYKADILAQASVTSDRQVLPGLGKTEKFIVEGVWDQQRINFSTSLAQTGTTNKATINGSMGFLPRAVEVIFRQSAIHLLDKDWTIAESNSVTISDYGREYDVKNLTFSNGEQFVGAQGFISPQADKPPLQLQVKDFELATLNTLTGQRLGGRVNAQGTVSGVYGPLTISSTLGVDSLTYDGTLIGQVAGRSDWDNTASKLRVNLDVARAGQSVLTVLGDIAPRDDKNQFNLTGTLNDAPIVLAQPFLGSIMKNLGGTGRGELRLTGLFDSPNLLGAVDVSNGRFTFGYLGTTYTFADRISFTTTSISFRNIKLRDALGNTGTVDGVVSHHGFKDMSLDIAANFRKMQVLNTTRKDNDLYFGTAYATGTARVTGPTNDLNVVVRATSEAGTRLSLPFDKAASAEKASYIKFVNNNPAGDTAQLRKANLVAAQQAKVDLSGITLNMNLTVTPDAYLEILLDESTGDVIRGSAAGQLRMAIDTRGEFNMFGQVEIVRGAYNFTLQGLVNKEFVVRPGGIISWNGDPLAGEMNITATYTQRTSLAPVIGNAQQGGSAVVPVTAVMNLNGPLLLPAIKLNMEFNDAPGALQALLTNFVTLLRNDEQELNRQVFSLLVFKQLSPLGSSLGSTISFRGQDNTVFNSLGQVLSTQLGLLTSQIDQNLEIDFNINGITAEQLQALQVRLSYSFLNGRLRVTREGGFTSNANIVGLPNTGSNTAGQASLLGDLSLEYYLRPDGKFRTKLRYETTPRDLETINQPRAGLSLLHTEQFNTFSELFTRKNPKKTERRTQRAREGKEVLNVDEDPRTNL from the coding sequence GTGCGTCGTTTCTTCGCCATTCTGCTAAAAATACTGCTGGGCCTGGGGCTGCTGGTGGTGTTGGCCGTGGTGGGGGTGCTGCTGGCGCTGCGGGTGCCCAGCGTGCAAACCCGGCTGGCCCACGAGGCCGCCGACGTGCTTACCCAGAAGCTGGGCCAAAAGGTGTCCATCGGCAAAGTGGACGTGCGGCCCTTCTCCCGCGTGTTGCTCGATGGCGTGCGGGTGCAGGACCGGCGCGGCGGCGAGCTGTTCAGCATCGGGCGGGCCGACGCCGACATTTCGCTGTTTTCAGTGTTCGACCCGCGGCACTTGCACATTGCCACGCTTACCCTGAACGAGCCGCGCTTTGAGCTGCGCAACCTGCCCGGCCAGCCCGATTCGACCACTCTGGACCAATTCATTACGTCGGTGAAGCGGCTGATTGGCCCCTCGACGGACACGACCAAATCGAAACCCTTCGATTTTAAAGTGGGCAGCGTGGCGCTGCGCAACGGTCATTTTGCCATTGAAAAAGGCGACGTGCCGCGGGCTAAAACCTACGGCAAGAGCATCGACTACGACCACCTGCTGGTGGACAGCATCTACGCCGACGTTTCCAACATCCGGCTGGGCGACACGCTGGGGCTGCGCATCAGCCACCTGCACGCCGTGGAAACGCCCTCGCAGTCGCAGCTGCGCGAAATCACGGCCGATATGACCTACGGGCCGCATTTCTGGGAGTTCAAGAACCTGAGCTTGCGCGTGGGCCGCAGCCAAATCAAAGATTATGTGCGGTTTGAGTTCCGGGTGTTCACCAACTTCACCGATTACAACGACTCGATGAAGACCATTGCGCGGCTGCGCAATTCGGTGGTGTACTCGGACGACATCGCCAAGTTTGCCCCGCAGCTTTCGGAGCTGCACGAGTCGGTGGCGCTGTCGGGCGACGCCTCGGGCTACGTGCGCGATTTCAAGGTGAATAACCTCGACGTGCGCTACGGGCAGGGCACGCACATTGTGGCCAAACGGGCCCACGCCGATGGCCTGCCCAACTACAAGGAAAGCTTCATCGACTTGCGCCTGCGGCCCTCGGTGGTGCTGGCCAGCGACCTGAAGCACTGGCTGCCTGCCGCCGCCAATAAGTATGTGCAGCCCCTGGGGCGGGTGAAGCTGCAGGGCCAAGTGCTGGGCTTCTACGACGACTTCGTGGCCAATGCGACGTTTGACACGGCCCTCGGTTTGGTAGCCACCGACGTCAACCTGAAAACCAAAACCGACCTCACGCATGCTGCATATTCAGGCACGGTGCGAAGCGAGGCCTTTCAGCTGGGCAAGTTTCTGGGTGACGAGTCAGTCATTCGGGACGTGACGCTGAACGGGCGCGTGGCCGGCGTTGGTTTCCTGCCCGCCTCGGCTCAGGGCCGGGCCACGCTGACGGTGCCCGCCATTTGGCTGAGCGGGCACCGCTACCGCAACGTGGCCTTTGACGGCGACTTCCGCCCCCAGCACTTCAACGGGCACGTGAGCGTGAACGACCCGGCCGTGCGCCTCGTGGCCGACGGCCTCATCGACCTGGAGCGTCGGCACGAAAACGTGTCCATCAAAACCAAAATCGACCACGCCGACCTGCGCGCCCTGGGACTGCTGAACCAACCGCTGGTGGTGTCGACCACGGCCGACGTGAAATTTAAGGGCGTGCAGCTCGACTCGCTAATCGGCTACGCCTACCTGCGCAAGTCGCGCTTCGCCATGGGCAAGCGGCAGCTGCGCCTCGACACGCTGGACGTGGTGAGCACCCGCAACCGCCTGAACCAGCGCCGCGTGACGCTGCGCTCCGAAGCCGTGGACGCCAGCGTGGCCGGCGCCTTCAACACGTCCGACGTGGTGCGCGACGTGCAAACGCTGCTGACCGAATACCGCCTCAACTTCGAGAGCAACGCCGCGGCCACGGCCGACTACTACCGCCGCAAGCGCCAGCGCCAGCAGCCGGTGTATCAGATTGATTTGAAGTTGAACCTGAAAAAGCCTACGCCCGTGCTGGCGCTGTTTGTGCCCGAGCTGCGGGTGGCCAACGGCAGCCGCATCGACGGCTCGTTCCGCAACGGCGAAACGTCGATTTTCCAGCTGGGCGGGCACCTGGACAGCCTGAGTTACGGTCCGGTACAAACCGTGAACGACGACTTCGACTTCCTGACCTCGAAGCTGCCCTACAAGGCCGACATTCTGGCCCAGGCCAGCGTGACCAGTGACCGGCAGGTGCTGCCGGGCCTGGGCAAGACCGAGAAGTTCATCGTGGAAGGCGTGTGGGACCAGCAGCGCATTAACTTTTCGACCTCGCTGGCCCAGACGGGCACAACCAACAAGGCCACCATCAACGGCTCGATGGGCTTTTTGCCGCGGGCGGTGGAGGTGATTTTCCGCCAGTCAGCCATTCACCTGCTCGATAAGGACTGGACAATTGCGGAAAGCAACTCGGTTACGATATCGGACTACGGCCGCGAGTACGACGTGAAGAACCTGACCTTCAGCAATGGCGAGCAGTTTGTGGGCGCACAGGGTTTCATTTCGCCCCAAGCCGACAAGCCGCCCCTGCAACTGCAGGTGAAGGACTTTGAGCTGGCCACCCTGAACACCCTCACCGGGCAGCGGCTGGGCGGCCGCGTGAACGCCCAGGGCACCGTGAGCGGCGTGTACGGCCCGCTCACCATCAGCAGCACGCTGGGCGTGGACTCGCTGACCTACGACGGCACGCTCATTGGGCAGGTGGCCGGCCGCAGCGACTGGGACAACACGGCCAGCAAGCTGCGCGTGAACCTGGACGTGGCCCGCGCCGGGCAGTCGGTGCTCACCGTGCTGGGCGACATCGCCCCGCGCGACGACAAAAACCAGTTCAACCTCACCGGCACGCTCAATGACGCGCCCATCGTGCTGGCGCAGCCCTTCCTCGGCTCCATCATGAAAAACCTGGGCGGCACGGGCCGCGGCGAGCTGCGCCTCACCGGCCTGTTTGACTCGCCCAACCTGCTGGGGGCCGTGGACGTGAGCAACGGCCGCTTCACCTTCGGCTACCTGGGCACCACCTACACCTTCGCCGACCGCATTTCCTTCACCACCACCAGCATCAGCTTCCGCAACATCAAGCTGCGCGACGCGCTGGGCAATACCGGCACCGTGGACGGCGTGGTGAGCCACCACGGCTTCAAGGACATGAGCCTCGACATTGCGGCCAACTTCCGCAAGATGCAGGTACTCAACACCACGCGCAAGGACAACGACCTGTACTTCGGCACGGCCTACGCCACCGGCACGGCCCGCGTAACCGGCCCCACCAACGACCTGAACGTGGTGGTACGCGCCACCAGCGAGGCCGGCACCCGCCTTTCGCTGCCCTTCGACAAAGCCGCCAGCGCCGAAAAGGCCAGCTACATCAAATTTGTGAACAACAACCCCGCCGGCGACACCGCGCAGCTGCGCAAGGCCAACCTGGTGGCGGCCCAGCAAGCCAAGGTCGACCTGTCGGGCATCACGCTGAACATGAACCTGACCGTGACGCCCGACGCCTACCTCGAGATTCTGCTCGACGAAAGCACCGGCGACGTCATTCGGGGCTCGGCGGCGGGGCAGTTGCGCATGGCCATCGACACGCGCGGCGAGTTCAACATGTTCGGACAGGTTGAAATCGTGCGCGGGGCGTACAATTTCACGCTGCAAGGCTTGGTAAACAAGGAGTTCGTGGTGCGGCCCGGCGGCATCATCTCCTGGAACGGCGACCCGCTGGCCGGCGAAATGAACATCACCGCCACCTACACGCAGCGCACCTCACTGGCCCCCGTGATTGGCAACGCCCAGCAGGGCGGCTCAGCCGTGGTGCCCGTGACGGCCGTGATGAACCTGAACGGCCCGCTGCTGCTGCCGGCCATCAAGCTCAACATGGAATTCAACGACGCGCCGGGCGCGCTGCAGGCCCTGCTCACCAACTTCGTGACTTTGCTGCGCAACGACGAGCAGGAGCTCAACCGCCAGGTATTCAGCTTGCTGGTGTTCAAGCAGCTGTCGCCGCTGGGGTCGTCGCTGGGCAGCACCATCTCGTTTCGCGGGCAGGACAACACCGTGTTCAACAGCCTGGGGCAGGTGCTGAGCACGCAGCTGGGCCTGCTCACTTCGCAGATTGACCAGAACTTGGAAATCGATTTCAACATCAACGGCATCACGGCCGAGCAGCTGCAGGCCCTGCAGGTGCGCCTGAGCTACTCTTTCCTTAACGGCCGCCTGCGCGTGACCCGGGAGGGCGGCTTCACCAGCAACGCCAACATCGTGGGCCTGCCCAACACCGGCAGCAACACCGCCGGCCAGGCCTCGCTGCTCGGCGACCTCAGCCTGGAATACTACCTGCGCCCCGACGGCAAGTTCCGCACCAAGCTGCGCTACGAAACCACCCCGCGCGACCTCGAAACCATCAACCAACCGCGGGCGGGCCTGTCGCTGCTGCACACCGAGCAGTTCAACACGTTCAGCGAACTGTTTACCCGAAAAAACCCGAAAAAGACCGAGCGACGCACCCAGCGTGCCCGCGAAGGCAAAGAAGTGCTGAACGTGGACGAAGACCCGCGCACCAACCTGTAG
- the tsaD gene encoding tRNA (adenosine(37)-N6)-threonylcarbamoyltransferase complex transferase subunit TsaD, protein MPEHPIILAIESSCDDTGAAVLAGGQLLSNVVATQKVHEQYGGVVPELASRAHQQHLLPVVTAALKQAGLTKADLDAVAVTQGPGLLGSLLVGGMFAKTLALALDKPLLAVNHMRAHILAHFIRDPKPAFPFLCLTVSGGHTQLVVVKSAMEMDVIGQTIDDAAGEAFDKTAKLLGLPYPGGPHLDKLARQGNPERFAFPVGAMPGYDFSFSGLKTSVLYFLKKETAANPDFVQENLADLCASIQHTIVATLLRQLRRAAADTGLTQVALAGGVAANSGLRTALEAEAAAQGWQVFIPEFQFCTDNAAMVAMTAHFQYEAGDFATQLTSPDPRLKLR, encoded by the coding sequence TTGCCTGAGCATCCCATTATCCTCGCCATTGAGTCTTCCTGCGACGACACCGGCGCGGCCGTGCTGGCCGGCGGCCAGCTGCTGAGCAACGTCGTGGCCACCCAGAAAGTCCACGAGCAGTACGGCGGCGTGGTGCCCGAGCTGGCCTCGCGCGCCCACCAGCAGCACCTGCTGCCCGTCGTCACGGCGGCCCTCAAGCAAGCCGGCCTCACCAAAGCCGACCTCGACGCCGTGGCCGTGACGCAGGGCCCGGGTCTGCTGGGTTCCTTATTGGTGGGCGGCATGTTTGCCAAGACGCTGGCGCTGGCGCTCGACAAGCCGCTGCTGGCCGTGAATCACATGCGGGCCCACATTCTGGCCCACTTCATCCGCGACCCCAAGCCCGCGTTTCCCTTCCTCTGCCTCACCGTGAGCGGCGGGCACACGCAGCTGGTGGTGGTGAAGTCGGCCATGGAAATGGACGTCATCGGCCAGACCATCGACGACGCCGCCGGCGAAGCCTTCGACAAAACTGCCAAGCTGCTCGGCCTGCCGTACCCCGGCGGCCCGCACCTCGACAAGCTGGCCCGCCAGGGCAACCCCGAGCGGTTTGCCTTTCCGGTGGGCGCCATGCCGGGCTACGATTTCTCCTTCAGCGGCCTGAAAACGTCGGTACTGTATTTCCTGAAAAAGGAAACCGCCGCCAACCCCGATTTCGTGCAGGAAAACCTGGCCGACCTCTGCGCCAGCATTCAGCACACCATCGTGGCCACGCTGCTCCGCCAGCTCCGCCGCGCCGCCGCCGATACCGGCCTCACGCAGGTGGCCCTGGCCGGCGGCGTGGCCGCCAACTCGGGCCTGCGCACCGCCCTGGAGGCCGAAGCGGCCGCGCAAGGCTGGCAGGTGTTCATCCCCGAGTTTCAGTTCTGCACCGACAACGCCGCCATGGTGGCCATGACGGCGCATTTCCAGTACGAAGCCGGCGACTTCGCCACCCAGCTCACCAGCCCCGACCCGCGCCTGAAACTTCGCTAA
- a CDS encoding glycosyltransferase — protein MIVKNESQVIARCLASVKHLVDYWVICDTGSTDGTPDLIRQELAGVPGELHQHEWVNFGHNRTEALQLALGHCDYVLLLDADMVLVQFGDFKHRLTADSYLLRQQGPLEYQEQKLLRSGLAWRYVGVTHEYVWAPDAGPRVPLPELQLRHFADGGARADKFTRDIALLEQGLAQEPDNARYLFYLAQSHRDMGNLPQALHYYQRRAAAGGWDEEVWYARYQVASLQERLSADWPLVLAASLQAYQFRPSRQEPLYLLARHYRTACEYSAAYLFTQAAMALPYPDDVLFIEKPVYDYLLPMEHAICAHYLGHFEEAVRTNHQILARPDLPEHIRQQVLANNEFSQASLAPRLLHAV, from the coding sequence ATGATAGTGAAAAACGAAAGCCAGGTCATCGCCCGGTGCCTGGCTTCCGTGAAGCACCTGGTTGATTATTGGGTCATCTGCGACACGGGCTCGACCGACGGCACGCCGGACCTCATCCGGCAGGAGCTGGCCGGCGTGCCGGGCGAGCTGCACCAGCACGAGTGGGTGAATTTTGGCCACAACCGCACCGAAGCCCTGCAGCTGGCCCTGGGCCACTGCGACTACGTGCTGCTGCTCGACGCCGACATGGTGCTGGTGCAGTTCGGTGATTTCAAGCACCGCCTCACGGCCGACTCTTACCTGCTGCGCCAGCAGGGCCCGCTGGAATACCAGGAGCAGAAGCTGCTGCGCAGCGGCCTGGCCTGGCGCTACGTGGGCGTCACGCACGAATACGTGTGGGCGCCCGACGCCGGCCCCCGGGTGCCGCTGCCCGAGCTGCAACTGCGCCATTTCGCCGACGGCGGCGCCCGGGCCGACAAGTTCACCCGCGACATTGCGCTGCTGGAACAGGGGCTGGCGCAGGAGCCCGACAACGCCCGCTACCTGTTTTACCTGGCCCAGAGCCACCGCGACATGGGCAACCTGCCCCAGGCCCTGCACTACTACCAGCGGCGGGCCGCCGCCGGCGGTTGGGACGAAGAAGTGTGGTACGCCCGCTACCAGGTGGCCAGCCTGCAGGAACGCCTAAGCGCCGACTGGCCGCTGGTGCTGGCCGCCAGCCTGCAGGCCTACCAGTTCCGGCCGTCGCGCCAGGAGCCGCTCTACCTGCTGGCCCGGCACTACCGCACCGCCTGCGAATACAGCGCGGCTTACCTGTTCACGCAGGCCGCCATGGCGCTGCCCTACCCCGACGACGTGCTGTTCATCGAAAAGCCGGTGTATGACTACCTGCTGCCCATGGAGCACGCCATCTGTGCCCATTACCTCGGCCATTTTGAGGAAGCCGTGCGCACCAACCACCAGATTCTGGCCCGGCCCGACTTGCCCGAGCACATCCGGCAGCAAGTACTGGCCAACAACGAATTCAGCCAGGCCAGCCTGGCCCCGCGCCTGTTGCATGCCGTTTAG